The Xenopus laevis strain J_2021 chromosome 4L, Xenopus_laevis_v10.1, whole genome shotgun sequence genomic sequence tcaatgtatacactacagcagtggatacggaatatattattgctgcttgaaaacgtcactcaggtggtgtttctggagacggtattattattgatatttagacagaatgtgaaaaaagctcacacagctaggtggcagttgtttgaagaacacactgggcaaacaatgcctgcaagtgcactactattggtgcactactatgaagaacagcaaaaagcactggacacgttaaagaacagtaagataagtaaaataaaaaaatatatatatatattaaaaaaaaaaattactctggttggtgctgaactactaggagcagcacaccagtcccactccccaacacagctagactaatagcactgggctcttatagtagcaaagtaaaaaaacaaaaaagaaaataaaagcagtccttacaaggactattgggttattacagcagtcagcagatgagatcagaagcagtgcccacagcagctacatacagagcactgcagtagaaggtagattactagtcagcaaagctaactaacctaaactcactttccctcaaatccctgcagagttctgtccctacaatacagagcagtatcaagtagattactagccagcaaagttactatcaactgtccctcaaatcactaaacagctctctccctacactagctcttccaagcacacacaggcagaatgaaaaaacgctgcagggcttcagtttatatatggaaggggagtggtccagggggtgtgggggtggtccaggagggagagcttcctgattggctgccatgtatctgctggtctggggtgagaggtcaaaaataagcgccagctaaggcgaacccaaattggcgaacgtcgcgcgacgttcgcgaacattcggcggacgcgaacagccgatgttcgcgcgaattagttcgcgggcgaacagtccgcgacatccctaaacatCAGCCATCATTCCAACTAGGATTATTCTGTGCAGATACAAGCATCCAATTTGATATATTCAtcattttacatttatacatgttttatatttttgctaATGTATGTAcgttaaaaatagggatgcaccgaatccaggattcggttcgggattcggccaggattcggcctttttcagcaggattcggattcggccgaatccttctgcctggccgaaccgaatccgaatatgcaaattaggggcgggagggaaattgcgtgactttttgtcagaaaacaaggaagtaaaaaatgttttccccttcccacccctaatttgcatatgcaaattagggttcggattcggttcggtattcggccgaatctttcgtgaaggattcgggggttcggccgaatccaaaaaagtggattcggtgcatccctagataaaaatgtaaactcattttttaaaggaatattataACAAATATGACTGGATTTGTCTTATTTGCTATTTATATGCATGATAAAATGATATAAGTTTCAAAAAGAGAGAAACATACATTTGTCATAGATGTAGACAGAGCAGACCTTACTGATGCACCTGCAATACAATACGTCATTTATTTAAATTGGGAAAAGTATGTTGCCATGTAAATTGATGTGTCAGTATACTTCCTCTCTATTATGTATTTCAGTTGAAGGATATTAATCAAGGGCAAGCTATCTTTATATAACCCCTGTTATCTTACATCGGAAATCACTCAGTGTGGCCATAAATAAATCAATGGATCACTTAGGCTTTGGGGTTTCTTAGtctaatttaaaaatacatttgcatgcTGTTAAACTGTCAAAATGAATTCAGCTCTGTGCAAGTTTTTCACATTCTAAatgcctttaataaatcttgaacttTGTAAAGTCACCAGGGCCTGGACTCACCAATACTCAAATCAATAAACATTTTCCCAGTGGTCTATATATTCCAATTGTTGGGTAGAAAATCAGCTGGGcctttttaaagtaattgaatacaaaaaaaatgattgtctttTACCATTTATGTTGAAGTAAATAAACCTAATCCAAAGAGATTTGTAAAGCAAAGCAATCACTCATAATAAGCAAAACATACAAACATAAATaccataaatatacataaatataacataaatacCACTAAGgtcccttttctctgcaacatAGCTAAAGATGATTTTACATGATGTTCCCATTAAATATAAACTAGATGAATAAACAACATCAGATAAAAGAGCAGTTAGCTGGTCAGTTGATTAGTAACATTATTAGTGTTCCAATGCACAGcttcaaaatattttaagaatTCCCTTAATGTGGATTTGCCTTACTCTTGTTGTCCAATAGTCAGTACTGATATGAAGACTTATTTTACAGACGATTAAATCCAGATGAAGCAAGAAGATGGGCACGTTCTTTTGACCTTCTTCTGTCTCATAAATGTAAGTGCGTGAAGATTTTAGAACTGCTTTGCTTGTGGAATTcattataaaatacaaaacattaaaaGGGGAACTGAAGTATATGTTTTTTGCTGTATTGCATTTTACACAGGGGAAGGCATATGCAAAACTGTGGGGCACATTGTAGTTATGGTAAAAAAATTAGCAGAATCATGACTAAACTCCACTGAAACTCTCAATTAAAAAGCTTTACTCACAGTCGAGTAAAGTCGCAGAAAATGATCCGGGTAATTCTCTTAAATCTctgtttctcatttattttcaAGCCACTTGTggaatgtgatattttttttttttattgatttatccACATACCGAAATTCAGAAGATTCACTTCCTATTGACATGTATGGCATCTAAATAGATCTCAGCTAGCGgattaaagatttatttttttccatagtttttttATGAATTGCTAAAAAACAACTGATTAATAATAgtcatgtatgtttttttaaataaaatataggcACAGTCATTTTGCATTTacctaaaaaaatgaagaccattctGCTGAGGGCTCTGATGCAGAGGGGTCGCTGACTTTCTTTTCCAGTCCTTACCTTTCTACTGAGCGTATCATGTGTTGGTAGAACAATCCCAGCTTTGAGCACTAATGCGCATGTACTGTTAGCTGTAGGTGCCAATTGGTATAATGAATTTATAgggcatttaaaggggtttttcgcAATCACCATCACCAACTCTgcaaactgttataaattgatacattagttgatatatttcctATCATTGGCCTTGCTGAGCAGCAATTCTAATGCATTAAGAAGTTCATGTTGATGTTTCTTTGGGTCTGGCTTTTCAACCTTTCAATGTTGAACTGCAATTTTCCTCTACAGGTGGCTGCACAGTGTTTCGTGCCTTCCTCCAGTCAGAATTTAGTGAGGAGAACCTTGAATTTTGGATGGCTTGTGAAGAGTACAGAAAAACCCGTTCACTCAATAAGCTTCCAGCAAAAGCTCATCACATATTCCAGGAATTTATTGATGTACAGGCTCCAAGAGAAGTAAGAATGAGATAGGGGCATGGAAATGAATCTACTGGCTGCAGTGAACACGTCACTTGTTTTCTGTTGTTTGCGTCAGTGGGCCTTAGTTAGAGAGCAGCAGGTTACACTTTTCATTGGCCAGCACATAACACAAAATATGGAGGTGTCGTTTCACTGtactactgtatttttattacttcaatGAGAAAAAGCTGCACCATATTCCGatagttttagtggttttatactTATAGCAATTATATCATACTTACAgtgcattttaaaatgtgttataattcccaaataacatttatttgaaaatgtgtgtgtgattttttATGCTGGCTTAATTAAGGCTGGGCATGtaatagtaataaatatatattgagttTTCATGATATTACAAACTTTACACAGTGTTTTTGGTTGCTAATCCAAATGGTATCTTTTGATGATAATTTACCAAAAGTGAATGAAGAGCGCGGTCATCATTAGAAACACCTCTGAAGGTGGCACAGTGGTGAAACGGATGCCAAGTATGTTATTTCACAGCATGTAACCTTAAGATTACCAACAATTCAGCTTGTTAGTGTCAGCTATGCTTAAGGTGTGGATGAGTGGCCGTTCTTGTCTTTTGACCTTCAATCTGTTCCAAACATATTGTCTAAGTAAGCTGCCCCTTGCTGAATGGACTTGTTACAGGACTACAGCCACAACAGTATATAGAATCACATGCACTCTGTTTCTACAGAAGTCTTAGTGGTGCTGTTTTCTGGATGTCTCACTTTGTAGCATTATCTTGATCTGTTTAACCCACATTAATGAGCTATAGACTGGCGTGTGCTGAAGTTCagtgatttcctttttaaaactTGGTGGTGTTTCTTTCATAGGTGAACCTTGATTACCCTACTCGTGAACTGACAAAGGGCAACTTGCTGCACCCTACTTTGTCCTGTTTTGACCTTGCACAGCTGAGAATACACAGCCTAAT encodes the following:
- the rgs8.L gene encoding regulator of G-protein signaling 8 isoform X1 encodes the protein MHQSTKLRSLSLSCPTRSASEMDAALGGHGTGKPARPCGSNLGRSRGIRTHLSCLSQKSDSFSDFSSLQYDSKHSQALKRLNPDEARRWARSFDLLLSHKCGCTVFRAFLQSEFSEENLEFWMACEEYRKTRSLNKLPAKAHHIFQEFIDVQAPREVNLDYPTRELTKGNLLHPTLSCFDLAQLRIHSLMERDSYPRFLRSKMYNDLLSHTQKSPC
- the rgs8.L gene encoding regulator of G-protein signaling 8 isoform X2, whose translation is MHQSTKLRSLSLSCPTRSASEMDAALGGHGTGKPARPCGSNLGRLNPDEARRWARSFDLLLSHKCGCTVFRAFLQSEFSEENLEFWMACEEYRKTRSLNKLPAKAHHIFQEFIDVQAPREVNLDYPTRELTKGNLLHPTLSCFDLAQLRIHSLMERDSYPRFLRSKMYNDLLSHTQKSPC